A window of the Candidatus Jettenia caeni genome harbors these coding sequences:
- a CDS encoding transcriptional regulator, with protein sequence MVQQNILIIDHNPFSCCTENCNQLTELIQSSLFLQQFRFQTTTLFPREPSTFSPDLIIFRPAKETFTEALFSIKKNWGKAPVVCLFCNGWNTSPEIFQSFHQGMDDFLSCPFRETDLLLRIQRLLHQRNSIHTYDCMGRGKEMLNRELLVGESESFLQEIRKIPLYAHSDTPVLISGETGTGKELFARAIHYNSPRRGKPFIPVNCGALPNHLFENELFGHVKGAFTDASSTERGLIAEAEGGTLFLDEINTLSPSAQIKLLRFLQNREYRPLGSSKNRVADVSVIAATNSDLKQCVEAKRFREDLYYRINTFSLSLPPLRERTDDIPLLAAHFLMKYAIQHSRNISQISFGGLQKLLQYHWPGNVRELEGVILRAVITSSSPELQSTDIDLPIHDEQKNIVQYSSFQEAKSIAINDFERTYLTTILTAHQGNITRAAKIAGKERRSFQRLLQKHNLHRDTFQKAV encoded by the coding sequence ATGGTACAACAAAATATCCTGATTATAGACCACAATCCATTTTCTTGTTGTACGGAAAACTGCAATCAGCTTACGGAATTAATTCAAAGTTCTCTTTTTCTTCAGCAATTTCGTTTTCAGACTACTACACTATTTCCACGTGAACCATCAACTTTTTCTCCTGATCTTATTATCTTTCGTCCCGCGAAAGAGACCTTTACTGAAGCTCTTTTTTCCATTAAGAAAAACTGGGGGAAAGCCCCTGTTGTATGCCTTTTCTGTAATGGATGGAATACGTCTCCTGAAATCTTCCAATCTTTCCACCAGGGTATGGATGACTTCCTATCATGTCCTTTCAGGGAAACTGATCTTCTCCTGCGCATTCAACGTCTTCTGCACCAAAGAAATAGTATACATACGTATGATTGCATGGGGAGAGGAAAAGAAATGCTGAATCGTGAATTATTAGTCGGTGAAAGTGAATCTTTCTTGCAGGAGATCAGAAAAATTCCCCTGTATGCTCATTCTGATACACCGGTCTTGATTTCTGGTGAGACGGGAACCGGAAAGGAACTCTTTGCCCGGGCGATCCATTACAACAGTCCACGCCGCGGGAAACCATTCATCCCCGTTAATTGTGGCGCCTTGCCGAACCACCTCTTCGAAAATGAGCTTTTTGGACATGTCAAGGGTGCGTTTACCGATGCCTCCTCAACAGAAAGAGGCCTTATTGCAGAAGCTGAGGGGGGAACCCTTTTCCTTGATGAGATTAATACCCTGAGCCCTTCTGCTCAAATAAAACTCCTGCGTTTTCTTCAGAACCGGGAATATCGCCCTTTAGGTTCTTCTAAGAATAGAGTTGCTGATGTCTCAGTCATTGCTGCCACGAATTCGGATTTAAAACAATGCGTTGAGGCTAAACGCTTCCGTGAGGACCTCTATTATCGTATCAATACCTTTTCCTTATCTTTGCCGCCTCTTCGTGAGAGAACAGACGATATTCCCCTTCTGGCTGCCCATTTTCTCATGAAGTATGCAATCCAGCATTCGCGGAACATTTCCCAAATCTCCTTCGGTGGATTGCAAAAACTGTTACAGTATCATTGGCCAGGAAATGTTCGTGAACTGGAAGGTGTAATTCTGCGTGCCGTAATTACATCATCTTCTCCGGAGCTTCAATCAACTGATATAGATCTCCCGATACATGATGAGCAGAAAAACATAGTACAATACAGTTCCTTTCAAGAAGCAAAATCCATTGCCATTAATGACTTTGAACGGACTTATTTAACTACTATCCTAACAGCGCATCAGGGAAACATCACCCGGGCAGCAAAAATTGCCGGAAAAGAGCGTCGCTCCTTTCAGAGGCTCCTCCAAAAACACAATCTCCATCGCGATACCTTCCAAAAAGCTGTGTAA